The Diadema setosum chromosome 12, eeDiaSeto1, whole genome shotgun sequence genome has a segment encoding these proteins:
- the LOC140235908 gene encoding uncharacterized protein has product MVQYADIVLKDLRRWINGDGSRTKNLEAASQMSTQFDLAVTNTYFNNPDKWFYSWSHPRSKHWHLLDYVLTRRLDVKDVCSTRAMRGDNCDTDHVLMRSKLKLQLSPPRRKTAAKHRTQLNVSALHNPEISIELARKMDTILDDSMSENNSTEELWEEFKTKMYETASEVIGQPKRRNADWFNENDSKIQALLENRRKLYLMTLEGRCTRSSKLQYQNSKAMLQKALRDIENQWWLDKAHEIQQLHDAKDSKNLFTALKKVYGPSTGNTAPVNSSDGKVLRTEKSDIMNRWVEHFSQLLNNTPTLNVAAIERVECSAPY; this is encoded by the exons ATGGTCCAGTATGCAGATATTGTGTTGAAAGACCTGCGGCGATGGATTAATGGCGACGGCAGCAGGACTAAGAATCTGGAAGCTGCTAGTCAGATGTCTACAC AGTTTGATCTTGCTGTGACCAACACATACTTCAACAACCCAGACAAGTGGTTCTACTCATGGTCTCACCCCCGATCTAAGCATTGGCATCTGCTAGACTATGTGCTGACTCGAAGACTGGATGTCAAGGATGTCTGCAGCACAAGGGCAATGAGGGGTGATAACTGTGATACTGACCATGTACTTATGCGTTCCAAGCTGAAATTACAGCTGTCTCCACCACGCCGGAAGACTGCAGCAAAACATCGTACACAACTAAATGTATCTGCCCTGCACAACCCAGAAATTTCAATTGAATTAGCAAGAAAGATGGACACTATCCTAGATGATTCCATGTCAGAGAATAACTCTACTGAAGAACTTTGGGAGGAATTCAAGACAAAGATGTATGAGACTGCATCTGAGGTTATTGGCCAACCGAAACGCAGAAACGCTGACTGGTTTAATGAGAATGACAGTAAAATCCAAGCTCTCCTCGAAAACCGGAGGAAACTGTACCTCATGACACTTGAGGGTAGATGTACCCGttcatcaaaactgcagtaCCAGAACTCAAAAGCCATGTTGCAAAAGGCTCTTAGGGACATAGAGAATCAATGGTGGCTTGACAAGGCACACGAAATCCAACAGTTGCATGATGCTAAAGACAGCAAAAACCTTTTTACTGCACTGAAGAAAGTCTATGGCCCTTCAACAGGCAACACTGCACCAGTCAACAGCTCAGACGGCAAAGTACTACGCACAGAGAAAAGTGACATCATGAATCGATGGGTGGAGCATTTCAGCCAGCTCCTGAATAACACTCCCACATTAAATGTAGCTGCAATAGAGCGAGTAGAGTGTTCAGCGCCCTACTGA